One genomic region from Bacillus rossius redtenbacheri isolate Brsri chromosome 6, Brsri_v3, whole genome shotgun sequence encodes:
- the LOC134532542 gene encoding ras-related protein Rab-34-like: MYESRSAIYKMLKDEACKDRQICRFPPPYRSDATPYSQRDFARAVRDACSGSLPVVAGLKISKAVFLGDVGVGKTCLINRFCHQVFDSNYKATIGVDFEVERFDVLQVPYNLQIWDTAGQERFKSIAASYYRGAHVVAVVFDLTSTATLAHCAQWLREALEVNRGDPRVFLVGTKRDLLSAAGMAEAESNAVGVAARLGAELWAVSSKTGENVAEMFSRMAALSFDASVRKEQEAGNGSVLTVGSDLVSLKRAGGTACKQRQKCGGCAK; encoded by the exons ATGTACGAATCACGTTCGGCTATCTACAAAATGTTGAAAGACGAGGCTTGCAAGGACCGGCAGATCTGTCGCTTCCCGCCGCCGTATCGTTCGGACGCCACGCCGTACTCGCAGCGAGACTTCGCGAGGGCAGTGCGCGACGCGTGCTCCGGAAGCCTCCCCGTCGTGGCGGGCCTCAAGATCTCGAAGGCGGTGTTTCTGGGCGATGTCGGTGTGGGGAAAACTTGCCTTATCAACAG attttGTCACCAAGTGTTTGACAGCAACTACAAAGCAACTATCGGCGTGGACTTTGAAGTGGAGCGGTTCGATGTGCTGCAAGTGCCCTATAACCTGCAGAT ATGGGACACGGCCGGCCAGGAGCGGTTCAAGAGCATCGCGGCGTCGTACTACCGGGGCGCGCACG TGGTGGCGGTGGTGTTTGACCTGACGAGCACGGCGACCCTGGCGCACTGCGCCCAGTGGCTGCGAGAGGCCCTGGAGGTGAACAGAGGCGACCCTCGTGTCTTCCTGGTCGGCACCAAGCGCGACCTCCTG TCGGCGGCGGGGATGGCGGAGGCGGAGAGCAACGCAGTGGGCGTGGCCGCCCGCCTGGGGGCGGAGCTCTGGGCCGTGTCCTCCAAGACGGGGGAGAACGTGGCGGAGATGTTCTCCCGGATGGCGGCCCTGTCGTTCGACGCCTCCGTGCGCAAGGAGCAGGAGGCGGGGAACGGCTCTGTGCTCACCGTGGGCTCGGACCTGGTCT CCCTGAAGAGAGCGGGCGGGACAGCCTGCAAGCAGAGGCAGAAGTGCGGCGGCTGTGCAAAGTGA